One Nostoc punctiforme PCC 73102 DNA window includes the following coding sequences:
- a CDS encoding S-layer homology domain-containing protein — protein MTQLTKFVSAGVSLLTLNLTVLAVGTLETSAQSSPTTTFSDVQSNYWAQPFIQGLAARNIVTGYPDGTFRPEQPVDRDEFAAIIRKAFDQPPTRQIQSGAVYKDVPTNYWATRPIEEAYQQGFMTGYPGGYFRPNQSVSKVEAIVALNKGLNLTTDTSAVSLPTVMQRVVPQKTAQKAVKRRILMPLAFTTLMQPLLISKAPALAANAVNLNRPASFIITNTYADANNIPQYAVGDVAAATKANIVVNYPKPKVLNPSKPATRGEITALVYQTLVSQGKIKPIAINLPANQYIVRTSVNKENAQ, from the coding sequence ATGACACAGTTAACTAAGTTCGTTTCAGCAGGTGTATCTTTACTAACCTTAAATTTAACAGTACTTGCAGTTGGAACATTAGAAACATCTGCTCAATCTTCCCCTACAACTACCTTTAGTGATGTTCAATCTAATTACTGGGCACAGCCATTTATTCAAGGTTTGGCTGCAAGAAATATTGTCACTGGATATCCTGATGGTACATTTCGGCCAGAACAGCCAGTAGACCGAGATGAGTTTGCAGCAATTATTCGTAAAGCTTTTGACCAACCACCAACTCGCCAGATACAAAGTGGTGCTGTATATAAAGATGTTCCTACTAACTATTGGGCTACTCGTCCCATTGAAGAAGCATATCAACAAGGATTTATGACGGGTTATCCTGGTGGTTACTTTCGTCCCAATCAATCAGTTTCTAAGGTTGAGGCTATAGTTGCTTTAAACAAAGGTCTGAATCTAACTACTGATACATCAGCAGTTAGTCTACCCACAGTCATGCAGAGAGTAGTTCCTCAAAAAACTGCACAAAAAGCTGTAAAAAGACGTATTTTAATGCCGCTCGCTTTTACTACTTTAATGCAGCCTTTATTGATATCAAAAGCCCCAGCCCTAGCAGCTAATGCTGTAAATCTTAACCGTCCTGCGTCATTTATTATTACTAACACTTACGCAGATGCCAATAATATTCCGCAATATGCAGTTGGAGATGTAGCAGCAGCAACTAAAGCAAATATAGTGGTCAACTATCCAAAACCTAAAGTTCTTAATCCAAGTAAACCTGCAACTAGAGGAGAGATTACAGCTTTAGTTTATCAAACTTTAGTTTCCCAAGGAAAGATAAAACCAATTGCTATTAATTTACCTGCAAATCAGTATATTGTTCGTACTTCTGTCAACAAAGAAAATGCTCAATAA
- a CDS encoding ion transporter codes for MSSSKFSEKQALEKERNEVLQQLEDWLEIPMLVLGFVWLALFIIEIIWGLNPLLEAFSITIWIIFILDFLLKLAIAPYKFSYIKSNWLTAISLLLPALRTFRVIRVIRILRTARAVRGLQLLRVITRTNRGMRVLAASISRRGFGYVMALTMIVTLVGAAGMYAFENEVPLESGLHNYGSALWWTAMLITTMGSDYSPKTPEGRVLCFFLALYAFAVFGYVTATLATFFIGRDADDDEAELAGAKSIQALQAEITALRGEIQELLHQNLKR; via the coding sequence ATGAGTAGTTCAAAGTTTTCAGAAAAACAAGCCCTAGAAAAAGAACGTAATGAAGTCTTACAACAGTTGGAAGATTGGCTAGAAATTCCAATGCTGGTGCTGGGCTTTGTATGGCTAGCACTATTCATCATCGAGATCATCTGGGGGCTAAATCCTTTACTGGAAGCCTTTAGCATCACTATTTGGATTATTTTTATATTAGATTTTTTACTTAAATTAGCGATCGCTCCTTATAAATTTTCTTATATCAAAAGCAATTGGCTAACAGCTATTTCTCTACTATTGCCAGCCCTGCGTACTTTTCGGGTTATCCGAGTTATACGGATACTACGAACAGCGCGGGCTGTGCGAGGGCTACAGTTGTTGCGAGTTATTACTCGTACTAACAGAGGAATGCGGGTTTTAGCAGCAAGTATTAGCCGTCGAGGGTTTGGTTATGTTATGGCGCTAACCATGATTGTTACTTTAGTAGGAGCAGCAGGGATGTATGCGTTTGAAAATGAAGTTCCTTTAGAATCTGGGCTGCACAATTACGGCAGTGCTTTATGGTGGACAGCAATGCTAATAACAACGATGGGTTCTGACTATTCGCCCAAAACGCCCGAAGGTCGGGTGCTTTGTTTTTTCTTAGCGTTGTATGCGTTTGCCGTGTTTGGCTACGTTACTGCTACTCTGGCAACGTTTTTTATTGGTCGTGATGCCGATGATGATGAAGCAGAACTAGCTGGAGCGAAATCGATTCAAGCACTTCAGGCAGAAATTACAGCTTTACGGGGAGAAATTCAAGAATTATTGCATCAGAATTTAAAACGTTGA
- a CDS encoding DUF2382 domain-containing protein — protein MPLYKLEDFAGNYDDADFKDYEIRDFDVYSDINDDKVGTVKHILVDNSGHFRYLVVDTGFWFFGRQVLLPIGRSQISYNNRRVYAIGLTKEQVENLPDFNDLEHIDYDYEERVRGVYRTPVRQAPLSTSTPVETSIPVDAPAASSDRNTYTYQNEPNLYGMNQQDHQNLKLYEERLVANKSRVKTGEVSVGKHVETETARVAVPVEKERVIIERTTPNEAGRTVSSAEANFREGEVTRMDIYEETPDIQKEAVLREEVKIKKVVEQDTVEAEGNVRREELDVNTNDERLHKRKS, from the coding sequence ATGCCTTTATATAAACTCGAAGATTTTGCTGGTAACTATGATGATGCAGATTTTAAGGATTATGAAATTAGAGATTTCGATGTTTATTCAGACATAAATGACGATAAAGTTGGGACTGTCAAACACATCTTGGTGGATAATTCGGGACATTTCCGCTATTTAGTTGTTGATACAGGTTTTTGGTTTTTTGGTAGACAAGTATTGTTACCAATTGGGCGTTCTCAAATAAGCTATAACAATCGACGCGTGTATGCTATTGGGCTGACAAAGGAGCAAGTAGAAAATTTACCAGATTTTAATGATTTGGAACATATTGATTACGATTATGAGGAACGGGTGCGTGGAGTTTATCGTACTCCAGTAAGACAAGCACCTTTAAGTACCTCAACACCTGTGGAGACATCGATACCTGTAGATGCTCCAGCAGCCTCTAGCGATCGCAATACATACACGTATCAAAATGAACCAAATCTTTACGGTATGAATCAGCAGGATCATCAAAATCTGAAACTATACGAAGAACGTTTAGTTGCCAATAAATCCCGTGTTAAGACAGGAGAAGTATCTGTTGGCAAACACGTTGAAACTGAGACGGCAAGAGTTGCTGTGCCAGTTGAAAAAGAACGCGTAATCATTGAACGCACTACTCCAAACGAAGCTGGTAGAACTGTATCGTCTGCTGAGGCTAACTTCCGTGAAGGAGAAGTTACTCGGATGGATATTTATGAAGAAACTCCTGATATTCAGAAAGAAGCCGTTTTGCGTGAGGAAGTAAAAATTAAGAAAGTAGTTGAACAGGATACAGTTGAAGCCGAAGGTAATGTTCGTCGTGAGGAATTAGACGTTAATACGAATGATGAGCGGTTGCATAAGAGAAAAAGCTAA
- a CDS encoding DUF2254 domain-containing protein encodes MKNVKISKLWDQLHSSYWFIPAVMAVVATALAFTMLNLDRTGKIDIDYWWIYTGGADGARSLLGSVAGSMISVAATAFSITIVALQLAASNFGPRLLRNFMQDTGNQIVLGTFIGTFIYCLFVLRTIHGEGDGYEQYVPQLSVTVGTLLAIISISVLIYFIHHASTIIQASHVIQNVSEDLHSAIDRLFPERIGRGEPEDRQGIEEIPMSFEKESLPIRANGTGYLQAIDNRELMEIACKHNLLIRLQVRPGKFIIQGGNLALVFPGKKVNKKLTKHINDAFILGKERTEQQDIEFPIDQLVEIALRAISPGINDPFTAIRCIDRISAGLCHLVQKDFPSPYRYDKNNKLRFIAEGVDFRGLVDRAFNQIRQYGKSDAGVTIRLLEAIATIATYTNNSKYQASLRHHADMILQDSREGLSQEQDRKDVEESYYQVIKNLNNDNNNKDWN; translated from the coding sequence ATGAAAAATGTCAAGATAAGCAAACTGTGGGATCAGCTCCACTCAAGTTACTGGTTCATACCGGCGGTTATGGCGGTGGTAGCTACTGCTTTGGCTTTCACAATGCTTAATCTTGACCGTACAGGCAAGATAGACATTGATTATTGGTGGATTTATACAGGTGGAGCAGATGGGGCGCGATCACTGTTAGGATCGGTTGCAGGTTCGATGATTAGCGTTGCTGCTACAGCCTTTTCAATTACAATTGTGGCGCTTCAGTTGGCTGCTTCCAATTTCGGGCCGCGACTACTGCGTAATTTTATGCAGGATACAGGTAATCAAATTGTACTAGGCACATTTATTGGTACGTTCATCTACTGCTTGTTCGTACTGCGGACAATTCATGGAGAAGGAGATGGATACGAACAGTATGTGCCACAACTTTCGGTTACAGTCGGCACTTTACTCGCAATTATTAGCATTAGTGTTTTGATTTATTTTATCCATCATGCTTCAACCATAATTCAGGCATCTCACGTAATCCAAAATGTTAGTGAGGATTTACATTCAGCAATTGATCGGTTATTTCCAGAAAGAATTGGGCGTGGTGAACCAGAAGATAGACAAGGAATTGAAGAAATTCCTATGTCCTTTGAGAAAGAGTCTTTACCGATTCGAGCTAATGGCACTGGTTATTTACAAGCAATTGATAATAGGGAATTGATGGAAATTGCTTGTAAACATAATTTGCTAATACGCCTTCAGGTTAGACCAGGAAAATTTATAATTCAAGGTGGCAATTTAGCCTTGGTTTTTCCTGGAAAAAAAGTAAATAAAAAACTTACCAAACACATTAATGATGCTTTTATTTTGGGCAAAGAACGTACAGAACAACAGGATATAGAGTTTCCAATCGATCAATTAGTAGAAATTGCTCTGCGTGCCATTTCCCCTGGAATAAACGATCCATTTACTGCAATTCGCTGTATTGACCGAATTAGCGCAGGGCTGTGCCACTTAGTTCAAAAAGATTTCCCTTCGCCCTACCGCTACGATAAAAATAACAAATTGCGCTTCATTGCTGAAGGAGTCGATTTTCGAGGATTGGTTGATCGTGCTTTTAACCAAATTCGGCAGTATGGAAAGTCGGATGCAGGAGTAACTATTCGTTTGTTAGAAGCTATAGCTACTATTGCCACCTACACCAATAATTCTAAATATCAAGCAAGCCTACGCCATCATGCTGACATGATTTTACAAGATAGCCGTGAAGGACTCTCACAAGAACAAGACCGCAAAGATGTAGAAGAGAGTTATTATCAGGTCATTAAAAATTTAAATAATGATAACAATAATAAAGATTGGAATTAG
- a CDS encoding mechanosensitive ion channel family protein, giving the protein MNAEISAAWDKVQSMINGFMALLPNIALALIVFIIFLFVASRIKVFVKRLTRNRRSARNLGLVLGRLAQGLTILIGLFIALSIVIPSFKAGDLVQLLGISGVAIGFAFRDILQNFLAGILILLTEPFQIDDQIVFKGFEGTVENIQTRATTIRTYDGRRIVIPNSELFTNSVTVNTAFDNRRLEYDVGIGYNDDIDRAKQLMLDAMHSVNEVLKDPAPDVLVMELAESTVNIRVRWWVHPPRRADNLISRDKVIIAIKKTLVANGIDLPFPTQQILFHDQTEETDGNRSRQREGWPAGKGEVPKPRRISDSLRLLAQVRSSEDNNGKVDSQINEQ; this is encoded by the coding sequence ATGAATGCAGAAATCTCGGCAGCTTGGGATAAGGTTCAAAGCATGATTAACGGATTTATGGCTTTGTTACCGAATATTGCCTTAGCGTTAATTGTCTTTATAATTTTTTTGTTTGTCGCCAGCAGAATTAAGGTATTTGTCAAGCGATTAACTCGCAATCGCCGCTCTGCCCGGAATTTAGGATTAGTACTAGGAAGATTAGCGCAAGGGTTGACAATTTTGATTGGGTTGTTTATCGCCCTTTCCATAGTAATTCCCTCATTTAAAGCAGGTGATTTAGTACAACTATTGGGAATTAGCGGTGTTGCAATTGGTTTTGCCTTCCGTGATATTTTGCAAAACTTCTTAGCTGGGATTTTAATTCTGTTAACTGAGCCGTTCCAAATCGACGATCAAATTGTTTTTAAAGGATTTGAGGGAACAGTTGAAAATATCCAAACAAGAGCCACTACAATCAGAACTTACGATGGTCGGCGGATTGTCATTCCGAACTCGGAATTATTTACTAATTCGGTAACTGTAAACACTGCCTTTGATAACCGACGATTAGAGTATGATGTCGGCATTGGCTACAACGATGATATTGACCGTGCCAAGCAGTTAATGCTAGACGCAATGCATAGTGTAAATGAAGTTTTAAAAGACCCAGCTCCTGATGTACTAGTAATGGAACTTGCCGAAAGCACTGTTAACATCCGTGTGCGTTGGTGGGTTCATCCACCACGACGCGCAGATAATCTTATTTCGCGGGATAAAGTGATTATTGCAATCAAGAAAACGCTTGTTGCAAACGGCATTGATTTGCCCTTCCCAACTCAACAAATTTTGTTCCACGACCAGACCGAAGAGACAGATGGAAACCGTTCCCGTCAGCGTGAAGGTTGGCCTGCGGGTAAAGGTGAAGTACCGAAGCCTCGCCGCATTAGCGATTCACTCAGGTTACTTGCTCAAGTGCGCTCCTCAGAAGATAACAACGGTAAAGTAGATTCTCAAATCAACGAACAATGA